In the genome of Calothrix sp. PCC 6303, the window ACCACTACCAGAAGATGCACCAGAGGGTACAGATGCACCTCTGAACACAGGGGAATTTTTCTCTGTGGTTGTCCGCAGTGGCGATCGCATTCTGGAACGGTACGATCATCTGACCATGAATCCCAAGGTAGAAACAGCAGTTGCTGAATATGCAGTCACTATACTGAAAGCTTCTGAATACGTCAGCATTGCAGATATTTCTCAAACTGGACAAGCTCTGTCTCGTCGTCCTGCTAACGGTTCCTACGAAATTGCTCCTCCTCCTTATGTTGCTCGTGAAGAACACATGGCACGGGATATGCAAGGTGCGCGTACCGATAAAACAGGTCTCCAAGGCATCTTTGAAGTTGATGAAGTCTCAATGGTTGCTTGTCCTGATTTGATGCGAGTCTATCAAGATGGTTTGATGAATATTGACCAAGTACACGGCATCATGGAAATGATGTTGAGTATGTGCGAAAATTCCTTCCCTGGTCCAGCTTTCCGCATGGCTGTACTTGATGCACCTCCTATTAAACCTGGAAAGAATGAAAACCGTGCAGTTCCAGCAGAACAGCAAAAACCCCAGGATGTCTACAATTGGTTGCGTGATTTCAACCGTCGTTCCATGTTTGGAGCACTTTACTATCCTTGGATTAAGGTTGCTAACCCTCGCAATGGTGGTAAACCAATTCTTGTTCCCCCTAGTGGTCACATGATGGGTTTATGGTGTCGTACTGATCAAACAAGAGGTATTTTCAAAGCTCCTGCAAATGATACTCCTCGTGGTGTTCTCGGTTTGGCTTATGAAACCAATATGCGCGAGCAGGAATTACTAAATCCAGTTGGAATTAACTGTATCCGTAACTTTGTAAATTACAACCGGGGTTTCAAAGTTTGGGGCGCTCGCACATTGGTTGAACCAGATAACATTCAATGGCGTTATATCAGTGTTCGTCGTTTGATTAGCTACATTGAAAAATCCATTGAAATTGGTACCCAATGGGTTGTATTTGAACCGAATGATATGGATTTGTGGGAACGGGTAAAGCGTACCGTTAGCAACTTCTTAGAGGGATTGTGGAGACAAGGTGCATTGTTTGGTGGTTCACCTGCGGAAGCTTTCTACGTCAAATGTGATGGTGAATTGAACACCCATGAAACCATGATGATGGGTCGTCTGTATGTGGAAATCGGCGTTTGTCCAGTACGTCCCGCAGAATTCGTTATCTTCCGTATTAGTCAGTGGGCACCTGGAGAATAAAAAAAAGTAAGAAATTAGGAGTAAAGAGTGATGAGTTAAAGAATAATAACTGAAGATGAAAAAATCATTAACTCTTAATTTATTTGAACTCTCAACTCCTAATTTCTACCTTTAAAAACATTTTCATTATTGATTATTTAAGGAGTTCAAATCATGCCAGAATTAAAGCCAATACCAACTAGTAGATTTTATGTAGAATTTGATGGACTGACGCAAAAATTAATCAAAAGTATCACTGATTTTAGTTTTACAGGACAGACTACAGGACACGAAAAACCTCTTGCTTCTACCAAAGATGGAAAAACACTTTGGCAAACAACTTCCGGAGGTTTTAAACAAAATCCTAACTTCACAATTGAAGTTTATCTTGCGGAAGGAGATATGGATTTTTATAATTGGATGTTAGCGACCATGCCAAAAAGCGAAGGTGGAAAAGGTGAATGGTCAAAAAACCGTAAAGCTGGTGCTTTAGTTGCTTATGATAGTGAAGATGCAGAGATTATGCGTTGGAAAATAACCAACGGTTGGATTAAATCTTACAAAATATCAGAATTTGCTTCTGATAGCAACCAGTTAGCTGTAGAAACATTTGAAGTCGTTTGTGAGCAAGTAGATAGGACGACATAATTATTGGTTATTTTCTATTGATTATTAGTCATTAGTTATGAATTGGTAATCATCAAAAATAACAAATGGCATAAACGAAAAACAAAATTTTAGTGGAGTTAAAAATGGCGAAAGGTGAACTATTAGCTTGTTCTAAGTTTTATGTTCAGTTTGACGGGTTAGAAGATTTAATAGTCAAAAAAGTTAGTGGTGTTTCTATAGAATTACAAACTGCTGGCGACCAAAATCCTTTTGGTGTTACAAAAGGAGGAAAAGCACAAATTCAAGCCACAGTTACAGGTGTTCAAAATAGTGCTGTGACTGTTGAATATGTGGGTACTGTAAATGATAATAGATTATTTAAATGGTATGAGGAATCCCACTCTCAACCGACAACAGGTGGTGGAAGTACCAATAAAGGAGCGTTAAAAACTGGCTCTATTGTTCTCTACAATCAAGGTGGTGACGAAGCTGCACGCTGGGATATGACTGGTGTAATGCCCAAAGCTTATAAAACCACAAAAATGGAAGCTGGTAGTACGGAACTATTTATTGAAATTGTCGAGTACGCTTTTCATTCTATCCGACGAACTAAATAATTTTAGTTAGTCATTGGTCAATTATTAGTAGTTAATTAAAAAATACGATATAGATGACTAATGACTAATTTTTCAAAATCCAAAATCTCAAATCCAAAATTCTGTGAGTGATAATAAATTTGAAGTTCTAACTTCTTCCAAGTTTTACTTAGAAATTCAGCTTGATGGAAGTGATAACCGTATTGATGCTTATTTTATGGAGTGTCAGGGTTTTGAACGTACATCTGATGTAATTGATTTTTGTCAAGTTACTCCGCAAAAATGGGGAAAAAATTCCTCTGCAGTTGGTCGTCTAGTTCGGACAAAAATGCCCGGAAATTCTAAAACTGGTAATTTGATTTTACGTCGAGGGATGACAACATCAATGATTTTTTGGGCTTGGTTTTCGGCAGTAGAACAGGGTCAATGGTCGCAAAAACGTAAAAATGGCGATTTAGTTCTTTACAATCAAGCCAGTGATGAACAAGCTAGATTTCGCTTTTTTGGTGCATGGCCCGTAAAATATAAGATTTCTGATGTCAAAGCAGGAAGCGCTGAGTTTGAAATTGAAGAAGTGGAATTAGCTATAGATGAGTTTAAGCGGATTAAATAACGATTTCGGAAAAATTACCAACTCATGAGCTTGCACAGAACAGAATAATCGTAATTTCTGAGGATATGAGTTGAAAATTAGGAGTTATGGGTTATAACTTAAAATGTTATTGATTTTAGATGTGGTGGATATGTGAGTTATAACTTGTAAGTTATGAGTTGTGAGTTGAAAAACAATGTAAAAGACATAATTTCAATCTCAAAATTCAGAATTCACAATTTATATATAACTCCTAACTCTTAATTATTAAAGGTAGAGACGATGCAAACAGAATTTGAATTTACCTTACCTAAAGGCTATCTTGATGAAGATGGTAATACTCATTGTAAGGGTGTGATGCGTCTGTCACGCGCTATTGATGAGATTGTACCGTTGCGTGACCCGCGAGTGAAGTCAAATCCAGCTTATGCGAC includes:
- a CDS encoding phage tail sheath family protein, coding for MALDYFAPGVYVEEVDKGSRPIEGVSMSVAGFVGFSEDVRGDAELFKPMMVTNWSQYLEYFGKPGSDGFTDFSAYLPFAVKGWFDNGGGRCWVVSIGTKLPGSSAPTVEETATKLLTGNGKPSLMFNLKPAEGDTPALMPAGDRLIVSVIDSEPKPLPEDAPEGTDAPLNTGEFFSVVVRSGDRILERYDHLTMNPKVETAVAEYAVTILKASEYVSIADISQTGQALSRRPANGSYEIAPPPYVAREEHMARDMQGARTDKTGLQGIFEVDEVSMVACPDLMRVYQDGLMNIDQVHGIMEMMLSMCENSFPGPAFRMAVLDAPPIKPGKNENRAVPAEQQKPQDVYNWLRDFNRRSMFGALYYPWIKVANPRNGGKPILVPPSGHMMGLWCRTDQTRGIFKAPANDTPRGVLGLAYETNMREQELLNPVGINCIRNFVNYNRGFKVWGARTLVEPDNIQWRYISVRRLISYIEKSIEIGTQWVVFEPNDMDLWERVKRTVSNFLEGLWRQGALFGGSPAEAFYVKCDGELNTHETMMMGRLYVEIGVCPVRPAEFVIFRISQWAPGE
- a CDS encoding phage tail protein, whose translation is MPELKPIPTSRFYVEFDGLTQKLIKSITDFSFTGQTTGHEKPLASTKDGKTLWQTTSGGFKQNPNFTIEVYLAEGDMDFYNWMLATMPKSEGGKGEWSKNRKAGALVAYDSEDAEIMRWKITNGWIKSYKISEFASDSNQLAVETFEVVCEQVDRTT
- a CDS encoding phage tail protein; its protein translation is MAKGELLACSKFYVQFDGLEDLIVKKVSGVSIELQTAGDQNPFGVTKGGKAQIQATVTGVQNSAVTVEYVGTVNDNRLFKWYEESHSQPTTGGGSTNKGALKTGSIVLYNQGGDEAARWDMTGVMPKAYKTTKMEAGSTELFIEIVEYAFHSIRRTK
- a CDS encoding phage tail protein; the protein is MSDNKFEVLTSSKFYLEIQLDGSDNRIDAYFMECQGFERTSDVIDFCQVTPQKWGKNSSAVGRLVRTKMPGNSKTGNLILRRGMTTSMIFWAWFSAVEQGQWSQKRKNGDLVLYNQASDEQARFRFFGAWPVKYKISDVKAGSAEFEIEEVELAIDEFKRIK